From Candidatus Izemoplasmatales bacterium, a single genomic window includes:
- a CDS encoding permease codes for MDFLKAVGDFVSTQILGMKWLHDLFSLLLDAVGGSGFSLSRVGGILLFFLYDFVKIGILLCLLIFVISYIQSFFPPERTKRLLAKKKGIGANAFGALLGTVTPFCSCSSIPIFIGFTRAGLSPGVTFSFLISSPLVDLGAFVLLTGAFGLPVALAYVAVGLVLAVLGGTIIDKTGLGRQIEPFVTAGAAVDAEVEAMTTKDRVVYAKDQMLSTYRKVVLYIAIGVAIGAVIHNLIPSAWIESVLGGDNPFSVLIATLVGVPMYADIFGTIPVAEALFAKGAGLGTILAFMMAVTALSLPSMVMLKRVVKWKLLLWFIAIVVAGIVLIGYGFNALQFLF; via the coding sequence ATGGACTTCCTGAAGGCGGTCGGCGACTTCGTCTCGACCCAGATCCTCGGCATGAAGTGGCTTCACGACCTGTTTTCGCTCTTGCTCGACGCCGTCGGCGGTTCCGGCTTCTCCTTGTCGCGCGTCGGCGGGATCCTCCTGTTCTTCCTCTACGACTTCGTCAAGATCGGGATTCTCCTCTGTCTCCTCATCTTCGTCATCTCCTACATCCAGAGCTTCTTTCCGCCGGAGCGCACGAAGCGCCTGCTCGCGAAGAAGAAGGGGATCGGCGCCAATGCCTTCGGCGCCCTGCTGGGGACGGTGACGCCGTTCTGCAGCTGCTCGTCGATCCCGATCTTCATCGGCTTCACCCGCGCCGGCCTGTCGCCGGGCGTGACGTTCTCCTTCCTGATCTCCAGCCCGCTCGTCGATCTCGGCGCGTTCGTGCTCCTGACGGGAGCCTTCGGTCTTCCGGTCGCGCTCGCTTACGTGGCCGTCGGCCTCGTGCTCGCCGTCCTCGGCGGGACGATCATCGACAAGACCGGTCTCGGCCGTCAGATCGAACCGTTCGTCACCGCCGGAGCGGCGGTCGACGCCGAGGTCGAAGCGATGACGACGAAGGACCGGGTCGTCTATGCGAAGGACCAGATGCTCTCCACCTACAGGAAGGTCGTCCTCTACATCGCGATCGGCGTCGCGATCGGGGCCGTCATCCACAACCTCATCCCGTCCGCCTGGATCGAATCCGTCCTCGGCGGCGACAACCCCTTCTCGGTCCTGATCGCCACCCTCGTCGGCGTGCCGATGTACGCCGACATCTTCGGGACGATTCCCGTCGCCGAGGCGCTCTTCGCCAAAGGCGCCGGGCTCGGCACGATCCTCGCCTTCATGATGGCGGTGACGGCGCTTTCGCTCCCTTCGATGGTGATGCTCAAGCGCGTCGTCAAGTGGAAACTGCTCCTCTGGTTCATCGCGATCGTGGTCGCCGGCATCGTCCTGATCGGATACGGCTTCAATGCCCTTCAGTTTCTGTTCTAA
- a CDS encoding metalloregulator ArsR/SmtB family transcription factor, translated as MNYTESARLFRALSDPIRVEVMTLLTTEKRCACQLLERFPISQPTLSHHMNVLVESGLVVSERRGKWIFYGIDPDAVARIMEYVDAIGTVAPECTACGA; from the coding sequence ATGAATTACACCGAGTCCGCACGCCTGTTCAGGGCCCTCTCCGATCCGATCCGGGTCGAAGTGATGACGCTCCTCACGACCGAGAAACGCTGCGCCTGCCAGCTGCTCGAACGCTTCCCGATTTCGCAACCGACGCTGTCGCATCACATGAACGTGCTCGTCGAAAGCGGACTGGTGGTCTCCGAGCGGCGCGGCAAGTGGATCTTCTACGGAATCGATCCGGACGCCGTCGCGCGGATCATGGAATACGTCGACGCGATCGGAACGGTGGCGCCGGAATGCACCGCGTGCGGAGCGTGA